In Halioglobus japonicus, a single window of DNA contains:
- a CDS encoding LLM class F420-dependent oxidoreductase: MKFVLSTSFSSVSHLTSLAPVADTHGWHAMSFSDHVVNPETINTPYPYTEDGSRRWAPFTDWPDPWVMIGALAAITENLRFTNNVFVLPMRNPYLVAKAISTAAIISNNRITPAFGVGWSRDEFELMGQDFTTRGKRADEMIEIMRLLWSGEMVSYEGQHYQFAPMEMNPAPTERIPLWIGGISNPAMKRAARLGDGWVTDLQSSEDIIESIAKIQQWRSEFGRGNEAFEVMATPNDAWDADGYRRLEDAGVTHIMTMPWPFYHGNSEALEHKVDSIKRFADDVISQFS; this comes from the coding sequence GTGAAGTTTGTACTTTCGACCTCATTTAGTTCCGTCTCCCACCTCACTTCTCTTGCGCCTGTCGCAGACACCCATGGCTGGCACGCCATGTCATTCTCCGATCACGTGGTGAACCCGGAGACGATAAACACTCCCTACCCCTATACCGAGGACGGCAGCAGGCGCTGGGCACCCTTTACCGACTGGCCTGACCCCTGGGTAATGATTGGTGCTCTCGCTGCCATTACCGAGAACCTGCGCTTTACCAACAATGTGTTTGTGCTACCGATGCGCAACCCCTACCTGGTGGCCAAGGCCATCAGCACGGCGGCGATTATTTCCAATAATCGAATCACACCCGCCTTTGGCGTCGGATGGTCGCGGGATGAATTTGAGTTAATGGGGCAGGATTTTACCACCCGCGGCAAGCGCGCTGATGAGATGATCGAGATTATGCGCTTACTCTGGAGCGGCGAGATGGTCAGCTACGAAGGTCAGCACTACCAGTTTGCACCGATGGAAATGAACCCCGCGCCGACTGAGCGCATTCCGCTGTGGATAGGCGGCATCTCCAATCCCGCTATGAAGCGTGCTGCCCGTCTTGGTGATGGCTGGGTGACCGACTTACAGAGCAGCGAAGACATCATCGAGTCGATTGCAAAAATTCAACAATGGCGCAGTGAGTTCGGCCGCGGCAATGAAGCTTTCGAGGTAATGGCGACCCCTAACGATGCCTGGGATGCCGATGGCTACCGGCGCCTTGAAGATGCCGGCGTCACTCATATCATGACTATGCCGTGGCCGTTTTATCACGGTAACAGCGAAGCACTGGAACACAAGGTGGACAGCATTAAGCGCTTCGCGGACGACGTGATCAGCCAGTTCAGCTAA